A segment of the Desulfovibrio sp. genome:
GATGAACGACCCGAGCGTCATGCTCCTGGACGAACCCTTCCGGGCCATGGACGCCCTGACCAAGACGGTGGTCCACCAGTTCCTGCTCGACGTCTACGACAAGAGCAAGAAGACCATCTTCTTCATCACCCACGACCTCGAGGAGGCCATCTTCCTGGGCTCCAAGGTCTACATCATGACCACCAGGCCAGCGCAGATAAAAACCATCCTGGACGTGGACATCCCCAGGCCCCGCGACTTCCGTGCCCTCTCCTCCTCCACCTACATCAGGCTGAAGAAGGAATGCATCGAGGCAGTGCACGAAGAGGCCCTGAAGGCCTTCACCGCCGGCGAGCGGGAAATGGCCTAGAAACGGGCCCAACATACCGGAGATTTCGCCATGGCAACAGCAGGCAGCCAACAGTTCAATTGGGTCAAGCTCAAGAAGAAGATATTCAGCAGGTCAGCATACCGCGGTATCTTGTCCATCATCATATTCACGGTGTTGTGGGAGATATGCTCGCGCCTGAATGCGCCCATCATCGGCAACGTCCCACCTCCATCGGCCGTCCTGGCCGCCCTGGGCAAGCAGCTCGTCAGCGTGGAGTACTGGTTGTCCTGGCGCGACAGCTTCGTACGCATTCTGTCCGGCTTTGCCATAGCCCAGGTTCTGGGTATTCCGATGGGCCTGCTGCTTGGCGTAAACCGTACCGCCAGGGAGCTCATCTATCCCCTGTTCGAGATCATGCGGCCCATCCCGCCCCTGGCCTGGGTGCCGGTGGCGGTGATCTTCTGGCCGACCACCGAACTCTCCATGATGTTCGTCACCTTCCTCGGTGCCTTCTTCACCATGGTCCTAAACATCGTGGGCGGAGCCCGCAGCATAGACTCCCGCTACGTCCGGGCGGCCCACTCCCTGGGCTCCACGCGTTCGGACATCTTCTGGCGGGTAATGCTTCCGGCCACCCTGCCCAGCATCGTGGTGGGCATGACCGTGGGAATGGGCATCACCTGGGCCGTGGTTGTAGCCGCGGAAATGATCGCCAGCCGTTCGGGCCTGGGGTTTCTGACCTGGAGAGCATACGTGGCGGGTGAATACCCATTGATCGTTATCGGCATGATGAGCATCGGCATCGCAGGCTACATTTCCTCGGCCCTTATCCGCCTCATCGGCAGCCGCCTGACCCCGTGGTTGCGGGTCTACTAAGGAGCACTTCTCATGAGCCAGACCCAACTGACCGCCGGCATGGGCGCCGGAGAAATGGTGGTGACGAACGTTTCCAAGGGCTTCGGCCTTGGCCCCTTGCACCAGCAGGTGCTGTGCAACTGCTCCTTCACCCTGGAGAAAGGCAAGCTGACCGTGCTCATCGGGCCCTCGGGCTGCGGGAAAAGCACCCTGGTCAACGTGCTGGCCGGGTATGAAGCTCCGGACACCGGCACTGTCTGCCTGGATGGCAAAAGTGTTTCCGAACCGGGCCCGGACCGTCTGGTGGTGTTTCAGGAAACCGCGCTGTTCCCCTGGATGACCACCTATGAAAACGTGAGCTACGGCCCGCGCGTGCAACGCAAGCTCCCGGAAGAGGTGTTCGCCAAGGAGACCATGAAGCTCCTGGAACTCGTTGGTCTCCAGGACTTCAAGGACAAATACCCATCTCAGCTCTCCGGCGGCATGCAGCGCAGGGCCGAACTGGTCCGAGCCATGATCAACCAGCCCAAGGTGATGCTCATGGACGAGCCCTTCCGGGGCCTGGACGCCATGACCCGTGCACTCATGCAGGAGTACTACGTCCGCCTGTTCGAGGAGCACCGGGGAACCAACCTCTTTGTCACCTCCGAGCTTGAGGAGGCCATCTTCCTGGCCGACAGGCTGCTCATTCTCACTAACAGGCCAGCCAGCGTGAAGAAAGAGATCGAAGTGTGCCTGCCAAGGCCACGCGAATTCAGCATGCTTACCTCCAAAGCCTACCAGGATTGCAAGATGGAGGCCCTGGAGCTTCTCCACGAAGAGGCCATGAAGTCCTTCGCCTCGGGTGCCGTCAACGCCGCGGACTTCCTGGAAGCCTGCTCCCAGATGGGCCAGGACCAGGCCGTGCCTTCATGCAAGGCGGACGAAAGCGGTTCCCCAAGGCACTAGACATTTGTGCCGAGGGCCTCACGGCCTGTGTCGCGGCGTTTCCGGCCAATCACGGCCCAAAGATTCGAGGAGTTGCCCCTGGAGGCACGCATGGCCAAGCGAATCATCACGGAAGCGGACATCCTGAAGGCGCACGCCGACGGAGCCAAGGAACTGCCCGCTTCGTCCGGGGAATGCATCGTCACTGAACAGGCGAGGGACAGGGCGCTCGAGCTGGGCATAGCCCTGACCGGCGATTGCGCGTCCGACGGCTGC
Coding sequences within it:
- a CDS encoding ABC transporter permease, whose translation is MATAGSQQFNWVKLKKKIFSRSAYRGILSIIIFTVLWEICSRLNAPIIGNVPPPSAVLAALGKQLVSVEYWLSWRDSFVRILSGFAIAQVLGIPMGLLLGVNRTARELIYPLFEIMRPIPPLAWVPVAVIFWPTTELSMMFVTFLGAFFTMVLNIVGGARSIDSRYVRAAHSLGSTRSDIFWRVMLPATLPSIVVGMTVGMGITWAVVVAAEMIASRSGLGFLTWRAYVAGEYPLIVIGMMSIGIAGYISSALIRLIGSRLTPWLRVY
- a CDS encoding ABC transporter ATP-binding protein, with product MSQTQLTAGMGAGEMVVTNVSKGFGLGPLHQQVLCNCSFTLEKGKLTVLIGPSGCGKSTLVNVLAGYEAPDTGTVCLDGKSVSEPGPDRLVVFQETALFPWMTTYENVSYGPRVQRKLPEEVFAKETMKLLELVGLQDFKDKYPSQLSGGMQRRAELVRAMINQPKVMLMDEPFRGLDAMTRALMQEYYVRLFEEHRGTNLFVTSELEEAIFLADRLLILTNRPASVKKEIEVCLPRPREFSMLTSKAYQDCKMEALELLHEEAMKSFASGAVNAADFLEACSQMGQDQAVPSCKADESGSPRH